The segment GCCGGCTGATTGAGCACCTGGGATGAACCGCATCAACCCGCGCAAATTGCTGCTGTCAAAATGGACAGCAGCTGTGCCGCGTAACCGTGAAAAACACTTTCTGGTCACCCAGCTGTTTTGCGACGAAGAAGGCACCGTGCTCGATATCGAACTGCAAGCGGTGCTTACCCAGCGTAATCAGCGTTTGACGTGGCAAAGCCTGCAAGATGCGGGCGAATGGAAAATGGGCTGGCAATAATCCTTTCGGCAGCACTTCAAATACTTGTACAAGATAATTGACTTGTACAACATCAGGCCTATGATGAACTCAAGCTGTACATCGATTAAAAGATGTACAAGTAATTCTTGGAGGTTCGTCACATGGCCAGCACCGTTCCCGCCCGGCACAAACCCAAAATTGCCATCAGCGCGTGCTTGCTGGGGGCCGAAGTTCGCTTCAACGGCGGGCACAAAGAGTCGCGGCTGTGCAGCCAGACGTTGAGCCAGCACTTCGAATTTGTGCCGCTGTGCCCCGAGGTTGCCATCGGCCTTGGCATTCCTCGCCAGCCTGTACGTCTGGTGGGCAATCCTGCTCAACCTCAAGCCGTCGGCACCGTCGATCGCAC is part of the Pseudomonas sp. ML2-2023-3 genome and harbors:
- a CDS encoding TIGR02450 family Trp-rich protein, with translation MNRINPRKLLLSKWTAAVPRNREKHFLVTQLFCDEEGTVLDIELQAVLTQRNQRLTWQSLQDAGEWKMGWQ